One Acinetobacter pullicarnis genomic region harbors:
- a CDS encoding DUF3142 domain-containing protein, with product MYLDYLASGVRSLGLCALLVLSACQPNGSANAQNSSTQDTTVPKLPAAVTRQKIIVNANDYDAFWIWGNIRSAPYLSQAKELYILQGEIHTAKNEQQSVLTPQGVAVLRIPHQKVWLVFRARHLDWNEQNLAAIFSRMQQWENQGNQILGLQIDFDSKTQNLKQYALFLQQLRQKLPKQYKLSITGLLDWTNFNDADSLNIFRQNIDELILQSYQGTTTIPNYADYLKRVSALNLPFKIGVVQHGIWSNEMQFEQDSNFKGYVVFLLRDAKPNRATD from the coding sequence ATGTACCTTGATTATCTAGCGAGTGGTGTACGCAGTCTCGGCCTGTGTGCACTGTTGGTTTTAAGCGCTTGTCAGCCGAATGGTTCGGCCAACGCACAAAACAGCTCAACCCAAGACACAACAGTACCAAAGCTGCCTGCAGCTGTGACGCGCCAAAAAATCATCGTCAATGCCAATGATTATGATGCTTTTTGGATTTGGGGAAATATTCGATCTGCGCCCTATTTGAGTCAAGCCAAAGAGCTCTATATTCTGCAAGGTGAGATTCATACGGCTAAAAATGAACAGCAATCGGTGCTCACGCCACAAGGGGTTGCAGTGCTACGAATTCCCCATCAAAAAGTCTGGTTGGTATTTCGTGCACGGCATTTAGATTGGAATGAACAAAATTTGGCAGCGATATTCAGTCGGATGCAGCAATGGGAAAATCAAGGTAATCAGATTCTAGGTCTACAAATTGATTTTGATAGTAAAACCCAAAATCTAAAGCAATATGCACTGTTCCTGCAGCAATTGCGGCAAAAGTTGCCCAAGCAGTATAAATTAAGCATTACTGGATTACTGGACTGGACCAATTTCAATGACGCAGACAGTTTAAATATATTCAGACAGAATATTGATGAGTTAATTTTACAAAGTTACCAAGGCACCACCACCATTCCCAATTATGCAGATTATTTAAAACGGGTTTCCGCTTTAAATCTGCCCTTTAAAATTGGGGTGGTACAGCATGGTATTTGGTCAAACGAGATGCAGTTTGAGCAAGATTCTAACTTTAAGGGCTACGTGGTGTTTTTATTACGAGATGCAAAACCCAATCGCGCTACGGATTAA
- the cyoE gene encoding heme o synthase — protein sequence MLKKYLFLTKPGILFGNFVTTLGGFFLAAQGSVDFLLLLITLVSTTLVVASGCVVNNVIDQDIDPKMQRTQNRALVQKTISQSAALVYAAVLGLLGFSMLWFFVNAYAFGFAVLGFIVYVLFYSLWTKRTSIHQTIVGSISGASPPVIGYTAVSNEFDVAALLVFLAYALWQMPHSWAIAIYRFDDYKSANIPILPVARSVQRTKVESLIYVILFTAVLNGLYCFGYTNILFLMIFNLLSGYWIYLSIIGFQAKDDQRWARGYFLYSVILITVLSISFGFSYHSPAPHFPIF from the coding sequence ATGTTAAAAAAGTATTTATTCCTGACGAAGCCAGGAATTCTATTTGGTAACTTTGTTACCACCTTGGGCGGCTTTTTTCTAGCCGCTCAAGGCTCAGTGGATTTCCTCTTACTCCTTATCACACTTGTTTCAACAACGCTGGTTGTTGCTTCAGGATGTGTCGTCAATAATGTCATCGATCAAGACATTGACCCTAAAATGCAACGCACCCAAAACCGTGCATTGGTTCAAAAAACCATTTCGCAAAGTGCCGCATTGGTGTATGCAGCGGTTCTAGGTTTGCTTGGTTTTTCGATGTTATGGTTTTTTGTCAATGCTTATGCTTTTGGTTTTGCTGTACTCGGTTTTATCGTATATGTGCTGTTTTATAGTCTTTGGACCAAACGCACCTCGATTCATCAAACCATCGTTGGCAGTATTTCAGGTGCAAGTCCACCTGTAATTGGTTATACCGCTGTCAGTAATGAGTTCGATGTTGCCGCGTTATTGGTATTCCTCGCTTATGCACTTTGGCAAATGCCGCATTCTTGGGCAATCGCGATTTACCGCTTTGATGATTATAAAAGCGCAAATATCCCGATTTTACCCGTCGCACGAAGCGTGCAACGTACCAAGGTTGAGTCATTGATCTATGTGATTTTATTTACGGCAGTTTTAAATGGGTTGTATTGCTTCGGCTATACCAATATTTTGTTTCTGATGATTTTTAACCTACTTTCAGGTTATTGGATTTATTTATCTATTATCGGATTTCAAGCCAAAGATGATCAGCGTTGGGCAAGAGGCTATTTTCTTTATTCTGTAATTTTAATTACAGTACTCAGTATTAGTTTTGGCTTTAGCTATCATTCTCCCGCACCACATTTCCCAATTTTTTAA
- the cyoD gene encoding cytochrome o ubiquinol oxidase subunit IV: MMSHDHNASGASHGNVKQYTIGFIISVLLTIIPFYMVMNADSFSRGAIVASIAITAVAQVLVQLVLFLHMNSSAEQRWNVIAFIYTILTIAVLLVGSVWIMNYLHSNMMI; the protein is encoded by the coding sequence ATAATGAGTCACGATCACAATGCATCAGGTGCTTCTCACGGTAACGTAAAACAATACACAATTGGTTTTATCATTTCTGTATTGCTGACAATCATTCCATTTTATATGGTGATGAATGCAGACTCGTTTAGCCGTGGTGCGATTGTTGCGTCTATCGCAATTACCGCAGTTGCTCAGGTATTGGTTCAATTGGTGTTATTCCTCCATATGAACTCTTCAGCCGAACAACGTTGGAACGTGATTGCTTTCATCTATACCATCCTCACCATTGCTGTACTTTTGGTTGGTTCGGTATGGATCATGAACTACTTACACTCCAACATGATGATCTAA